The following are from one region of the Francisella opportunistica genome:
- a CDS encoding glutathione peroxidase, protein MSIYDFKLTANDGSEYNLPKNKVLLIVNVASKCGFTKQYRGLQHLHKIYPDLEIVAFPCNSFGGQEPGSDEEIKNFCETNYNVTFPIMKKIKVNGKEAEPLFEYLKERAKGVLGTERIKWNFTKFLVSKDGETVVRYAPKTIPEDLIPDIDNFLKD, encoded by the coding sequence ATGTCTATTTATGATTTTAAGCTAACTGCGAATGATGGGTCGGAATATAATCTACCTAAAAATAAAGTGCTTTTGATAGTTAATGTCGCAAGTAAGTGTGGCTTTACTAAGCAATATCGTGGTTTGCAGCATTTGCATAAAATATATCCAGATTTAGAAATTGTGGCATTCCCTTGTAATTCATTTGGTGGACAAGAGCCTGGTAGCGATGAAGAGATTAAAAACTTTTGTGAAACTAACTATAATGTTACGTTTCCTATTATGAAAAAAATCAAAGTAAATGGTAAAGAAGCTGAGCCATTATTTGAGTATCTTAAAGAAAGAGCAAAAGGGGTATTAGGAACAGAAAGGATCAAATGGAATTTTACTAAGTTTTTAGTATCAAAAGATGGTGAGACTGTGGTAAGGTATGCACCTAAAACTATCCCAGAAGATTTAATCCCAGATATCGATAATTTTCTAAAAGATTAA
- a CDS encoding chorismate mutase, translating to MKKYIIVTLCLAFYSSSFAMAQNNAAKPSVECYKTKIINADQQIIQLIAERRGLRDKMLKLEQKQNLPSYDPFKDQSLVNTRTSFALQYDVSPKLVAEIFDILNSKNLQPADQSF from the coding sequence ATGAAAAAATACATTATAGTGACACTTTGCCTTGCTTTTTATAGTTCATCATTTGCGATGGCACAAAATAACGCCGCTAAACCTTCAGTAGAGTGCTATAAGACTAAAATCATAAATGCCGATCAGCAAATTATACAACTAATTGCTGAGCGTCGTGGTTTAAGAGATAAAATGCTAAAGCTTGAGCAAAAGCAAAATTTACCAAGTTATGATCCATTTAAAGATCAATCACTAGTAAATACACGCACATCGTTTGCGTTACAGTACGATGTTTCTCCAAAGTTAGTTGCTGAGATTTTTGATATTCTAAATAGCAAAAATTTACAACCAGCAGATCAAAGTTTTTAA